Proteins encoded within one genomic window of Pseudomonas cannabina:
- a CDS encoding MFS transporter translates to MSQELRLIRRITFKLIPFLILLYLIAYVDRSAVGFAKLHMGADIGIGDAAYGLGAGLFFIGYFLLEIPSNLMLERFGARRWFARIMITWGAITIGMAFVQGPHSFYVMRFLLGAAEAGFFPGVLYYITQWFPVRHRGKILGLFILSQPIAMMITGPVSGGLLGMDGVLGLHGWQWLFIVIGTPAILLTWPVLRWLPDGPQQVNWMDQAEKDWLTGELKKDLEEYGQTRHGNPLHALKDKRVLLLALFYLPVTLSIYGLGLWLPTLIKQFGGSDLTTGFVSSVPYIFGIIGLLIVPRSSDRLNDRYGHLAVLYVLGAIGLFCSAWLTVPVAQLAALCVVAFALFSCTAVFWTLPGRFFAGASAAAGIALINSVGNLGGYIGPFVIGALKEMTGSLASGLYFLSGVMVFGLMLTGIVYHVLERKHVLPASDFAASAR, encoded by the coding sequence ATGAGCCAGGAACTGCGGCTTATACGCCGCATCACGTTCAAACTGATTCCTTTCCTGATCCTGCTGTACCTGATCGCTTATGTGGACCGTTCTGCCGTGGGCTTCGCCAAGCTGCACATGGGCGCGGACATCGGTATCGGCGACGCCGCCTACGGGCTGGGTGCCGGGCTGTTTTTCATCGGTTACTTCCTGCTGGAGATCCCCAGCAATCTGATGCTCGAGCGCTTCGGTGCGCGTCGCTGGTTCGCGCGGATCATGATCACTTGGGGCGCGATCACCATCGGCATGGCGTTTGTGCAGGGGCCGCACAGTTTTTATGTGATGCGCTTCCTGCTCGGCGCGGCTGAAGCGGGCTTCTTTCCAGGCGTGCTGTACTACATCACCCAATGGTTTCCGGTTCGCCATCGCGGCAAGATCCTGGGGCTTTTTATCCTCTCGCAACCCATCGCCATGATGATCACCGGGCCCGTCTCCGGCGGTTTGCTGGGCATGGACGGCGTGCTCGGTCTGCATGGCTGGCAGTGGTTGTTCATCGTCATCGGCACTCCGGCGATTCTGCTCACTTGGCCGGTACTGCGCTGGTTGCCGGATGGCCCGCAGCAGGTCAACTGGATGGATCAGGCCGAGAAAGACTGGCTGACCGGGGAACTGAAAAAGGACCTGGAAGAATACGGCCAGACCCGCCACGGCAACCCGTTGCATGCCCTGAAGGACAAACGCGTGTTGCTGCTGGCGCTGTTCTACCTGCCGGTGACCCTGAGCATTTACGGCCTGGGCCTGTGGTTGCCGACCCTGATCAAGCAGTTTGGCGGCAGCGACCTGACCACCGGCTTCGTGTCTTCGGTGCCTTACATTTTCGGCATCATCGGCCTGCTCATCGTGCCGCGCAGCTCCGACCGCCTTAACGACCGTTACGGACACTTGGCGGTGCTTTACGTGCTTGGTGCCATCGGCCTGTTTTGCAGTGCCTGGCTGACTGTACCGGTGGCACAACTGGCTGCATTGTGTGTCGTGGCTTTTGCGCTGTTCTCGTGCACTGCCGTGTTCTGGACCTTGCCGGGACGTTTTTTTGCAGGTGCCAGCGCAGCGGCAGGTATCGCGCTGATCAATTCGGTCGGCAATCTGGGCGGTTATATCGGACCGTTCGTGATTGGTGCGTTGAAGGAAATGACCGGCAGCCTGGCGTCGGGCCTGTATTTTCTGTCCGGCGTGATGGTGTTCGGCCTGATGTTGACCGGCATCGTTTATCACGTGCTGGAGCGTAAACATGTGTTGCCGGCTTCTGATTTTGCGGCGAGTGCCAGATGA
- a CDS encoding AAA family ATPase — MKILAIRLKNLASLAGPFELDFTAEPLASAGLFAITGPTGAGKSTLLDALCLALFGAIPRLSNIGQSKVPDIDGDISTSDPRTLLRRGTGSGYAEVDFIGIDQRRYRARWETNRARDNATKKLQASRQILTDLDSEQILSNQSKREFEQLVESRLGLNFEQFTRAVMLAQSEFSAFLKADDKERSELLEKLTNTAIYSQLGRRAYSKSKEAEEALKTLTAQASHIVPLAPEQLAELEQRFNDAQQQLKARQAQQRQLELKQQWLIELHRLRDERLAAQESLTRAQQTWDEQSVQRQTLAQLERLGPQRHRFTRKATLIAQLTPLAEQISQHQQQQTSLQNQQQQLETRRTDAQASLLTAQQAHGSAKPMLQQAFDAQNTLNHLAEELAKATDLHHHTGQLCTQGQASLQTLLDQQQQVAQRLERIAEQLQHSSELAPLAQAWSAWRDRLKSLTLIANRLKHGQQELPALQQRASEADQQLTEQRNALELLYRESDCEVEAVTEQVQILGSLLQDNRKQQRAFEGLTRLWASQQDVDRQLADLAQQQQSAQQQRDQLNSEGIRVRDELAVAEQTLSVTRQLLERQRLARSASVEELRVQLQDDQPCPVCGSVEHPWHQPEALLESLTRHDDNEQASAQKAMDLLTEQRNQLREQVGGVIARQKELLRQHDQMIQRHQALAPDLEAHPLAAQLLDRDADKRDAWLSQQLSQLNDVIARDEQRQEALLTLQKDAARLQQQLQTATETSQTATRHVADQLKQLEADQQRLEEELAAFKPLVSPQVLEGLRNDASATVMQLEQQVTQRLDQLEQQSEEQQEQRERQQKIEKEQIEQQARLQRQTELALEVTRLGKQQHARQQVLADLLGEHATAEQWQQALENAIEQARQNETSATQTLQATQRQLIQLAAELKSGQQQQQALQDERTELEVQISEWRGQHPELDDAALDTLLAYDDAHVEQLRQQLHAAEKALEQDKVLLQERDQRLQQHQAQHSDLSDDQQLSTELQQAQEHLAQSEQQCADLRAELSEDQRRRTANSELQTRISEANSEYVRWARLAALIGSAEGDRFRKIAQAYNLDLLVHHANAQLRQLVRRYRLKRGGSMLGLLVMDTEMGDELRSVHSLSGGETFLVSLALALGLASMASSTLRIESLFIDEGFGSLDPESLQLAIDALDGLQAQGRKVGVISHVQEMQERIPVQIRVRRQGNGLSTIEVGS, encoded by the coding sequence ATGAAAATTCTGGCCATTCGCCTGAAAAACCTCGCCTCGCTGGCAGGCCCGTTCGAACTGGATTTTACCGCTGAGCCGCTGGCCAGCGCCGGGCTGTTCGCCATTACCGGCCCGACCGGCGCGGGTAAAAGTACCTTGCTCGACGCCTTGTGTCTGGCGCTGTTCGGCGCGATTCCGCGGCTGAGCAATATCGGCCAGTCCAAGGTGCCGGACATCGACGGTGACATCTCCACCAGCGACCCGCGCACCCTGCTGCGACGCGGCACCGGCAGTGGTTACGCCGAGGTGGATTTCATCGGTATCGACCAGCGCCGCTATCGTGCGCGCTGGGAAACCAATCGCGCGCGCGACAACGCCACTAAAAAGCTCCAGGCCAGCCGCCAGATTCTCACCGACCTGGACAGCGAGCAGATCCTCAGCAACCAGAGCAAGCGTGAATTCGAACAACTGGTCGAAAGCCGTCTGGGCCTGAACTTCGAACAGTTCACCCGCGCCGTGATGCTCGCCCAGAGCGAGTTCAGCGCCTTCCTCAAGGCGGATGACAAGGAACGCAGCGAGCTGCTGGAAAAGCTGACCAACACCGCGATCTACAGCCAGCTCGGTCGGCGCGCCTACAGCAAGAGCAAAGAAGCTGAAGAAGCGCTGAAAACCCTGACTGCGCAGGCCAGTCATATCGTCCCGCTGGCCCCGGAACAACTGGCCGAACTTGAACAACGCTTCAATGATGCTCAGCAGCAGCTCAAAGCCCGTCAGGCACAACAACGGCAACTGGAGCTCAAGCAGCAATGGCTGATCGAGCTGCACCGCCTGCGTGATGAACGACTTGCGGCTCAAGAAAGCCTGACCCGTGCGCAGCAGACCTGGGACGAGCAGAGCGTTCAGCGGCAGACGCTTGCGCAATTGGAACGCCTTGGCCCGCAGCGCCATCGCTTTACCCGCAAGGCCACGCTGATTGCCCAGCTCACCCCGCTGGCCGAGCAAATCAGCCAACACCAGCAACAGCAGACATCGTTGCAGAACCAGCAGCAACAACTGGAAACCCGCCGCACAGATGCACAAGCCAGCCTGTTGACGGCCCAGCAAGCGCACGGCAGCGCAAAGCCGATGTTGCAGCAGGCGTTTGACGCGCAGAACACCCTGAACCATCTGGCCGAGGAGCTGGCCAAAGCCACCGATCTGCATCATCACACCGGGCAGCTGTGCACTCAGGGCCAGGCCAGCCTGCAAACCTTGCTCGACCAGCAGCAACAGGTTGCGCAACGCCTTGAGCGTATCGCCGAACAACTGCAACACAGCAGCGAACTGGCCCCGCTGGCCCAGGCGTGGAGCGCGTGGCGTGACCGTTTGAAATCACTGACCCTGATCGCCAACCGGCTCAAACATGGGCAGCAGGAACTGCCTGCCCTGCAACAGCGCGCCAGCGAAGCCGATCAACAACTGACCGAGCAGCGCAACGCACTGGAATTGCTCTACCGGGAATCCGATTGCGAAGTCGAAGCGGTGACCGAGCAGGTGCAGATTCTCGGCAGCCTGCTGCAGGACAATCGCAAGCAACAGCGCGCATTCGAAGGGCTGACCCGCCTGTGGGCCAGCCAGCAGGACGTCGACCGTCAGCTCGCTGATCTGGCGCAGCAACAGCAAAGCGCCCAGCAGCAACGCGACCAGCTCAACAGCGAAGGCATCCGCGTTCGCGACGAACTGGCCGTCGCCGAGCAGACCCTGAGCGTCACCCGGCAACTGCTGGAACGTCAGCGTCTGGCGCGCAGTGCCAGTGTCGAGGAACTGCGCGTGCAGTTGCAGGATGACCAGCCCTGCCCGGTGTGCGGCAGCGTCGAACACCCCTGGCATCAGCCGGAAGCGCTGCTCGAAAGCCTCACTCGGCACGACGACAACGAGCAGGCCAGCGCGCAGAAGGCTATGGACCTGCTGACCGAGCAGCGCAATCAGTTGCGTGAACAGGTCGGCGGCGTGATCGCCCGGCAGAAAGAACTGCTGCGCCAGCACGATCAAATGATTCAGCGTCACCAGGCCTTGGCACCTGACCTTGAGGCTCATCCGCTCGCCGCTCAATTGCTGGATCGCGATGCAGACAAGCGTGACGCCTGGCTGAGCCAGCAGTTGAGCCAGTTGAACGACGTCATCGCCCGCGACGAGCAACGCCAAGAGGCCTTGCTGACCCTGCAGAAAGACGCGGCTCGCTTGCAGCAGCAGCTCCAGACTGCAACCGAAACCAGCCAGACCGCCACGCGCCACGTAGCCGACCAGCTCAAGCAACTGGAAGCCGATCAGCAGCGGCTGGAAGAAGAACTGGCTGCATTCAAGCCGCTGGTTTCGCCGCAGGTGCTCGAAGGCCTGCGCAATGACGCATCGGCTACGGTCATGCAGCTCGAGCAGCAAGTGACGCAGCGGCTGGATCAGCTGGAGCAGCAAAGCGAAGAGCAGCAGGAACAGCGCGAACGCCAGCAGAAGATCGAGAAGGAACAGATCGAACAGCAAGCCCGCCTGCAACGCCAGACCGAACTGGCCCTTGAAGTCACTCGGCTCGGCAAGCAACAACACGCCCGTCAGCAGGTACTGGCGGACCTGCTGGGCGAGCATGCCACAGCCGAGCAATGGCAACAGGCGCTGGAAAATGCCATCGAGCAGGCCCGTCAGAACGAGACATCGGCAACGCAGACGCTTCAGGCCACTCAACGTCAGTTGATTCAGCTGGCTGCCGAGCTCAAATCCGGCCAGCAACAGCAACAAGCGTTGCAGGATGAGCGGACGGAACTCGAGGTGCAGATCAGCGAGTGGCGCGGGCAGCATCCAGAACTGGATGACGCTGCGCTCGATACCTTGCTGGCTTACGATGACGCGCACGTCGAGCAGCTCCGCCAGCAATTACACGCAGCGGAAAAAGCCCTGGAGCAGGACAAAGTGTTGCTGCAGGAACGTGATCAACGCCTGCAACAGCATCAGGCGCAGCACAGCGATTTGAGCGACGACCAACAACTGTCGACCGAACTGCAACAGGCTCAGGAACACCTGGCGCAGAGCGAACAGCAGTGTGCCGACCTGCGCGCAGAACTCAGCGAAGACCAACGCCGCAGGACGGCCAACAGTGAACTGCAAACGCGCATCAGCGAAGCCAACAGCGAGTACGTGCGCTGGGCACGACTGGCAGCGCTGATCGGCTCGGCCGAGGGCGACAGGTTTCGCAAAATCGCCCAGGCCTACAACCTCGACCTGCTGGTCCATCACGCCAACGCACAACTCAGGCAACTGGTGCGCCGCTACCGCCTGAAACGCGGCGGCAGCATGCTTGGCCTGCTGGTCATGGACACCGAAATGGGCGACGAACTGCGCTCGGTGCATTCGCTGTCAGGCGGGGAAACCTTCCTCGTCTCGCTGGCCCTGGCACTGGGCCTGGCGTCGATGGCCTCCAGCACCTTGCGCATCGAATCGCTGTTCATCGACGAAGGCTTCGGCAGCCTCGACCCGGAATCGCTGCAACTGGCGATCGACGCCCTTGACGGCTTGCAGGCACAGGGCCGCAAAGTCGGCGTGATCTCCCACGTACAGGAAATGCAGGAACGAATTCCGGTGCAAATCAGAGTGCGTCGACAGGGCAACGGGTTGAGCACAATAGAAGTGGGTAGCTGA
- the araD1 gene encoding AraD1 family protein: MRLVQFELSNGQRRVGLVDGDQVHEVQGVESVRELALAAIEAGSGLARQVEQRGVGETHDYVQLLKDLRILPPLDHPDPAHLLVSGTGLTHLGSASARDKMHQQSGDEASMTDTMRIFKWGVEGGKPAAGQTGVQPEWFYKGDGSIVVRPGHSFSLPPFAEDGGEEPELSGLYVIGHDRKPYRLGFAIGNEYSDHVMERRNYLYLAHSKLRACSFGPELRVGDLPQSLSGTSRIWRDGKILWEKEFLSGEANMCHSLENLEYHHFKYAQFLRPGDVHVHFFGTATLSFADGVRTQPGDRFEVSQTEFGQPLVNGLAPSEVVFQPGGIGKL; the protein is encoded by the coding sequence ATGCGGTTAGTACAGTTTGAATTGAGCAACGGTCAGCGTCGGGTCGGGCTGGTTGACGGTGATCAGGTGCATGAAGTGCAGGGTGTCGAGAGCGTTCGTGAGCTCGCTCTGGCGGCTATCGAGGCGGGTTCGGGGCTGGCTCGTCAGGTCGAGCAGCGTGGTGTTGGCGAGACGCACGACTACGTGCAATTGCTCAAGGATCTGCGGATTCTGCCGCCGCTCGACCATCCTGATCCGGCGCATTTGCTGGTCAGTGGCACCGGGCTGACTCACCTTGGCAGCGCGTCGGCGCGGGACAAGATGCATCAGCAGTCCGGCGATGAAGCGTCGATGACCGACACCATGCGCATTTTCAAATGGGGCGTCGAAGGCGGCAAGCCAGCGGCGGGGCAGACCGGTGTGCAGCCGGAGTGGTTCTATAAAGGTGACGGCAGCATCGTCGTGCGTCCGGGGCATTCGTTTTCACTGCCGCCGTTTGCCGAAGATGGCGGGGAAGAGCCGGAACTGAGCGGCCTCTATGTGATTGGCCATGACCGTAAGCCGTATCGCCTTGGGTTCGCCATCGGCAACGAATACTCCGACCACGTCATGGAGCGCCGCAATTACCTGTACCTGGCGCACTCGAAACTGCGCGCCTGCTCGTTTGGGCCGGAGCTGCGCGTGGGCGATTTGCCACAGAGCCTGTCGGGCACCAGCCGGATCTGGCGTGACGGCAAAATCCTGTGGGAAAAAGAATTCCTCAGCGGCGAGGCGAACATGTGCCACAGCCTGGAAAACCTTGAGTACCACCACTTCAAATACGCCCAGTTCCTCAGGCCGGGTGACGTGCACGTGCACTTCTTCGGCACCGCAACCCTGTCCTTCGCGGATGGCGTGCGCACACAGCCGGGTGATCGCTTCGAAGTCAGCCAGACTGAATTCGGCCAGCCGCTGGTCAACGGCCTTGCGCCGAGCGAAGTGGTGTTTCAACCGGGCGGGATTGGCAAGCTTTAA
- a CDS encoding BatD family protein, translating to MSRVYTLLTGLLLGLVALSLQAAQLTASVDRTRLSAGETVELTLETDDVTQFGKPDMSVLEGSFEVRDTRQLNSLRTLDGNSQATTRWIVTLLPRATGSVVIPALQLGDLKSQPLTLQVVQSEAKEPSNQQAPIFIESSLDQDSVYVQAQAVLTLRVYHSVSLFDDSSLSPLQVPDARVEKLGDPRTYEKLINGVRHGVIETRYAIYPQQSGALTLPAQVFSATLVQTPAEGSQGQEANPFGPQPGKSVRIKSAEVTLTVKPKPASYPADAPWLPARSINLEENWSPEPGSTQVGDSLTRTLTLKAEGLAGAQLPPLPATDVPGLRRYPDQPQLRNLPSERGLIGTREEREALVPARAGAIDLPAVEVTWWNTREDYLEHTSLPARTLQINSNPGLAVDTPVNNDMSGMTVIGPPVWPWQASTLLFACTTLLGFGLWWRARGQPAIARTVQTGPSPRTVLDDLKRACMANDPQGTRQALDAWARQQPETLAEMAARFVPLSDALDGLNGALYSETGKLWLGQDLWRAVRKLPAAERIQDPAGDAGLPPLYPK from the coding sequence ATGAGTCGCGTGTACACCCTATTGACCGGCCTGCTCCTGGGCCTGGTCGCGCTGTCATTGCAGGCTGCACAACTGACGGCCAGCGTCGATCGCACACGCCTGAGCGCGGGTGAAACCGTCGAACTGACACTGGAAACCGATGACGTCACCCAGTTCGGCAAGCCGGACATGAGCGTACTGGAGGGCAGCTTCGAGGTGCGCGACACGCGTCAGCTCAACAGCCTGAGAACCCTGGACGGCAACAGCCAGGCGACCACGCGCTGGATCGTCACCCTGCTGCCGCGGGCAACCGGCAGCGTGGTGATTCCGGCCCTGCAACTGGGCGATCTGAAAAGCCAGCCACTGACCTTGCAGGTCGTGCAGAGCGAGGCCAAAGAGCCGAGCAATCAACAGGCCCCCATCTTCATTGAATCGAGCCTGGATCAGGACAGCGTCTATGTTCAGGCGCAGGCTGTTCTGACCCTGCGCGTCTACCATTCGGTGTCGCTGTTCGACGACAGCAGCCTGAGCCCGCTGCAAGTGCCGGACGCGCGGGTCGAAAAACTGGGCGACCCGCGTACCTACGAAAAGCTGATCAACGGCGTGCGCCATGGCGTGATCGAAACGCGCTACGCGATTTACCCGCAGCAGAGCGGCGCGCTGACCCTGCCGGCGCAAGTGTTTAGCGCGACACTGGTACAGACGCCTGCCGAAGGCTCGCAAGGCCAGGAAGCCAATCCGTTCGGCCCGCAGCCGGGCAAATCGGTGCGGATCAAATCCGCCGAAGTGACGCTGACCGTCAAGCCCAAACCCGCCAGCTATCCAGCCGATGCCCCTTGGCTGCCGGCGCGCAGTATCAACCTTGAAGAGAACTGGAGCCCGGAGCCCGGCAGCACTCAGGTCGGCGATTCACTGACGCGTACCCTGACCCTCAAGGCCGAAGGCTTGGCCGGTGCGCAATTGCCGCCGCTGCCTGCCACCGACGTGCCCGGCCTGCGGCGTTATCCGGACCAGCCGCAACTGCGCAACCTGCCCAGCGAGCGCGGCCTGATCGGTACCCGTGAGGAACGCGAAGCGCTGGTGCCCGCGCGTGCCGGGGCTATTGACCTGCCCGCGGTCGAAGTGACCTGGTGGAATACCCGCGAAGATTATCTGGAACACACCAGCCTGCCCGCGCGCACCTTGCAGATCAACAGCAATCCCGGTCTGGCGGTAGACACGCCGGTCAACAATGACATGAGCGGCATGACCGTGATCGGTCCGCCCGTCTGGCCATGGCAGGCGAGCACCCTGCTGTTTGCCTGCACCACGCTGCTGGGTTTCGGCCTGTGGTGGCGCGCCCGCGGACAACCGGCAATCGCCCGGACCGTGCAGACCGGGCCAAGCCCGCGTACCGTGCTGGACGACCTCAAGCGTGCCTGCATGGCCAATGACCCGCAAGGCACTCGCCAGGCACTCGATGCCTGGGCCCGTCAGCAGCCGGAAACCCTGGCTGAAATGGCCGCACGCTTCGTGCCGCTGTCCGATGCGCTGGACGGTCTGAACGGTGCACTGTACAGCGAGACCGGCAAACTGTGGCTGGGCCAGGACCTGTGGCGCGCCGTGCGCAAACTGCCCGCCGCCGAACGTATTCAAGACCCGGCAGGCGATGCCGGGTTGCCGCCGCTGTATCCCAAGTGA
- a CDS encoding exonuclease SbcCD subunit D C-terminal domain-containing protein has translation MRLFHTSDWHLGQNLHGQERDFEHACFLTWLLARLAERQPDVLLIAGDIFDTVNPPVKAQERLYDFIVNAHEQQPLLTIVMIAGNHDSGSRIELPAPLMRRLRTHALGRVMWLNDGVLDVERLLLPLPDAHGDIKAWCLALPFLRPAEVTGPTLGDDYLRGIGRVHELLIEAANLKRQPGQALIAISHAHMAGGSVSEDSERSLIIGNAEALPASLFGPSITYVALGHLHKPQRVNGEERIRYSGSPIPLSFSEIGYQHQILEINCDGEALTSVEPLLIPRAVNLQRFGPVPLAELLVQLKALPDVDLLADPDRQPWLEVRVRLDEPQPDLRNQIETALQGKAVRLVRIGAEYAGKGSADGSDGDTALIELDQLSPQELFSRAWLDNYGSEVDEQTLTDFATLLREVQQESEQS, from the coding sequence ATGCGTCTGTTTCACACCTCTGACTGGCACCTGGGTCAGAACCTGCACGGTCAGGAGCGGGATTTCGAACACGCCTGCTTTCTGACCTGGCTGCTGGCCCGTCTGGCCGAACGACAGCCTGATGTGCTGCTGATCGCGGGCGACATCTTCGACACCGTCAACCCGCCGGTCAAAGCTCAGGAACGCCTGTACGACTTCATCGTCAACGCCCACGAGCAACAACCGTTACTGACCATCGTGATGATTGCCGGCAACCATGACTCGGGCTCGCGCATCGAATTGCCTGCCCCGCTGATGCGTCGCTTGCGCACCCATGCGCTGGGCAGAGTGATGTGGCTGAACGACGGCGTGCTGGATGTCGAGCGCCTGCTGCTGCCACTGCCCGACGCCCATGGCGACATTAAAGCCTGGTGCCTGGCGCTGCCCTTCCTGCGCCCCGCCGAAGTGACCGGCCCGACCCTGGGCGATGATTACCTGCGCGGTATCGGCCGGGTGCATGAATTACTCATCGAGGCCGCCAATCTCAAGCGCCAGCCGGGTCAGGCCCTGATCGCCATCAGCCACGCGCACATGGCCGGCGGATCGGTTTCGGAAGATTCCGAACGCAGTCTGATCATCGGTAACGCCGAAGCCCTGCCTGCCAGCCTATTCGGACCGAGCATCACCTATGTCGCGCTGGGCCATTTGCACAAGCCGCAACGGGTCAATGGCGAAGAGCGCATTCGTTACAGCGGCTCGCCCATCCCGCTGTCGTTTTCGGAAATCGGCTATCAGCACCAGATTCTGGAAATCAATTGCGACGGCGAAGCCCTGACCAGCGTCGAGCCCTTGCTGATCCCCCGCGCCGTCAACCTGCAACGCTTCGGGCCTGTACCGCTGGCCGAATTGCTGGTGCAACTGAAGGCGCTGCCCGACGTCGACCTGCTCGCTGACCCGGATCGTCAACCCTGGCTGGAAGTACGCGTGCGTCTGGACGAGCCGCAACCGGACCTGCGCAACCAGATCGAGACCGCCCTGCAAGGCAAAGCCGTGCGGCTGGTGCGCATTGGCGCTGAGTACGCCGGCAAAGGCAGCGCCGACGGCAGTGACGGCGACACGGCATTGATCGAGCTGGACCAGCTCAGCCCGCAGGAACTGTTCAGTCGTGCCTGGCTGGACAATTATGGCAGCGAGGTGGACGAACAGACCCTTACCGACTTCGCCACGCTGTTGCGTGAAGTCCAGCAGGAGAGCGAACAGTCATGA
- a CDS encoding DUF5629 family protein, with protein MTTTPATLLAALETTTMLEIDGLHAWDFSLADELNIECMDGRERKVWRFSKAQVEAATFDESLQSWVVSDGNADHRIICLDAFTPSDEDDSGQD; from the coding sequence ATGACCACAACACCCGCCACACTGCTCGCCGCCCTTGAAACGACCACCATGCTCGAAATCGACGGGCTGCACGCCTGGGACTTTTCGCTGGCCGATGAACTGAACATCGAATGCATGGACGGCCGCGAGCGCAAGGTATGGCGCTTCAGCAAAGCCCAGGTCGAAGCTGCAACCTTCGACGAATCCCTGCAAAGCTGGGTCGTCAGCGATGGCAATGCCGATCACCGCATCATCTGCCTGGACGCTTTTACTCCGTCTGATGAAGATGATTCAGGGCAGGATTGA
- a CDS encoding lactonase family protein, with the protein MPHKFLPWLAIASAMSAFTLQAQPMPDTELLMGSYTQGKSEGIYRFGFNSETGMIDAKPLQVIKSDNPSWLTLSKDQRYLFAVNENGPGQKDVVGKVSSFAIDPKTRQITPVNQVQSRGEEPTHSSLSYDGRYLFVANYAVNPDPGGALTVVPVGKDGTLSEAVQVLPLGPGSKVNSERQMSSHVHLAVPTPDNKYVVSADLGADKLFVYRYDASQAKPLQPAKVPFVQLPGGSGPRHTLFSADGKHAWLVLEMTAQVAVFDYHDGAFKQTQLVDMKNKGVEEKNGGGALHTSPDGKFLYVTNRGDANQVVVFRIDQASGQLEEIQRRSLEGKEPREFAFDPTGKFILFANQKSNQIVTVRRDPQSGMIGDTVQKFDADSPSYLRFLTDK; encoded by the coding sequence ATGCCCCATAAATTTTTGCCGTGGCTGGCGATTGCCAGTGCCATGAGCGCATTCACCCTGCAGGCCCAACCCATGCCCGATACTGAATTACTGATGGGTTCCTACACGCAAGGCAAGAGTGAAGGGATCTACCGTTTTGGCTTCAACAGCGAAACCGGGATGATCGATGCCAAACCGCTACAGGTCATCAAGTCCGACAACCCATCCTGGCTGACGCTTTCCAAAGACCAGCGTTATCTGTTCGCGGTCAACGAGAACGGGCCAGGCCAGAAAGACGTCGTCGGCAAGGTCAGCAGCTTTGCTATCGACCCGAAAACCCGTCAGATCACGCCAGTCAATCAGGTGCAGAGCCGCGGTGAAGAACCGACGCACTCCAGCCTGAGTTACGACGGCCGCTACCTGTTCGTTGCCAACTACGCAGTGAACCCCGACCCTGGCGGCGCGCTGACGGTGGTGCCGGTAGGCAAGGACGGCACGTTGAGCGAAGCCGTTCAGGTTCTGCCGCTTGGCCCCGGAAGCAAGGTCAACAGTGAGCGGCAGATGTCGTCACATGTGCATCTGGCCGTGCCGACCCCGGATAACAAGTACGTGGTGAGTGCCGATCTGGGAGCCGACAAGCTGTTCGTGTATCGCTACGACGCGAGCCAGGCCAAACCACTGCAGCCAGCCAAGGTGCCGTTCGTGCAGTTGCCAGGCGGCTCGGGGCCACGCCATACCCTCTTCAGTGCTGATGGTAAACATGCCTGGCTGGTGCTGGAAATGACGGCGCAGGTCGCGGTGTTTGACTACCATGACGGCGCGTTCAAGCAGACCCAATTGGTCGATATGAAGAACAAAGGTGTGGAGGAGAAAAACGGTGGAGGCGCTTTGCACACCTCACCGGATGGCAAATTTCTGTATGTGACCAATCGGGGTGATGCGAACCAGGTCGTGGTGTTCCGGATCGATCAGGCCAGCGGCCAACTGGAAGAAATTCAGCGTCGCTCCCTGGAAGGCAAGGAGCCTCGCGAGTTTGCCTTTGATCCGACCGGCAAGTTCATACTGTTCGCCAATCAGAAGAGCAATCAGATTGTGACGGTGCGCCGTGATCCGCAAAGCGGAATGATCGGTGACACGGTGCAGAAATTTGATGCAGATTCACCTTCTTACCTGCGTTTTCTGACTGACAAGTAA